In Thiospirochaeta perfilievii, a single window of DNA contains:
- a CDS encoding Rpn family recombination-promoting nuclease/putative transposase, with the protein MVQKHDQRYKKIFSNPIFIEKLLVSFVNEKFIKDLDFTNMERLDKSFVDSKMKKRESDIIYKINFKGKPIYIYLLLEFQSSVDQTMPLRFLRYILELSESFGKDKDTKFYPAVFPLLLYNGEDKWTAEINPKELYSKTIPEKFIPSFEYYPIIINKIEKKTLLKIHNVVSAIFFLENTSLNEMHKAFDDLIILLKDSSPVEVNGFKVWLNSLLKDRNIDIDEDKLQQLESPQEVLPMFAATLDKMEEEFTYKGKLEGKLEEKKEIAINLLKSSFGFENTSKITGLTIDELKQLKLD; encoded by the coding sequence ATTGAAAAACTACTTGTTTCATTTGTTAATGAAAAATTTATCAAAGATTTAGATTTTACTAATATGGAAAGGCTCGATAAAAGTTTTGTAGATAGCAAAATGAAAAAAAGAGAGTCCGATATTATCTATAAAATAAATTTCAAAGGCAAACCTATTTATATTTATCTATTATTAGAGTTTCAATCTTCAGTTGATCAAACTATGCCTTTAAGATTTTTAAGATATATACTAGAATTATCCGAGAGTTTTGGTAAAGACAAAGATACGAAGTTTTATCCGGCGGTATTCCCCCTTTTGCTTTATAATGGTGAAGATAAGTGGACAGCTGAAATTAATCCTAAAGAGTTATATTCAAAAACAATACCAGAGAAGTTTATTCCTAGCTTCGAATATTACCCAATTATTATTAACAAGATAGAGAAAAAAACACTACTTAAAATACATAATGTTGTATCTGCAATATTTTTTTTAGAAAACACATCTTTAAATGAGATGCATAAAGCTTTTGATGATTTAATTATCCTTTTAAAAGATTCATCTCCTGTTGAAGTTAATGGATTTAAAGTTTGGTTAAATAGTCTTTTAAAAGATAGAAACATCGATATTGATGAAGATAAATTACAACAATTAGAATCGCCACAGGAGGTATTACCAATGTTTGCAGCGACATTAGATAAAATGGAAGAAGAATTTACCTATAAAGGGAAACTCGAAGGAAAACTTGAAGAAAAAAAAGAAATTGCAATAAACCTATTAAAATCTTCATTTGGATTTGAAAATACTTCAAAGATAACAGGTTTAACTATTGATGAACTTAAACAATTAAAGTTGGATTAA